GTGCTCACTGACTCAATGACCTGTTCGGTAAAGTTATGTCTATGATTTGCAATTTtatgtgtttgatgaaatgcctaATAGAAGTTAGGTGTTTTACTTCTATCCTAATATGGGTCTGATTTTTTGGAACCATTTTCTTACTTGAACACCATGTGTTTGATGCAATGCTTGTATCAATCATCACGAGTCTGGAAAAGTTAGGAAGACATTTTTGTGGCCTTCTACTTCAGGTTTCTAAATGTGACAGTAAATGCAGGGGGCACAAGATGCAAAGAAGGCAAAGCTGTATTCGAGGATCGGGAAGGAAGTCGTATCTGCGTGAGTTGGTTACTCTTTCTTTGACTCTTTCTTGGATTGACATGCTGAAactgctaaaaagaaaaaaaaaaaagaaaagtatatagAGCACTGCTGTTACCAATTACCAGTACCACAAATTTCTTTAGAGTGGGTTCTGCTTGGTAGTAATTTCTAGTTTTGAGTGATATTAGGATGAAAGTGCCGGGAATTTTTTACCTGCCCTTATATACTTTAGATgtacattaaattatttattgattttttatgggTCATACTTATAATATGCATTGAGCAGTGTTAAGAAAGGGGGTCCAAGTCCTATATCTAATATGACTTTGGCTGCTGTACTTGAGAAAGCCAAGGAGCTTGATGTACCAAAGGAAATTCTGGACCGCAACATCAAGAGAGCGTCTGAGAAGGGACAAGAGGCTTACATTGAGAAAATCTATGAGgttggtgtgtgtatatataattattttatattgggGATACTATGACTATTTGGGGTaagtttggtttggatttttctctattattttaccTGATGTTGATACATTGGGAGGTTTTTAAGCTCTTAAAAagatcaaatttattattttcaggtATATGGTTATGGTGGAGCTAGTATGGTAGTTGAGGTGTCAACTGATAAGATTAATCGCTCTGTGGCAAAAATTAGAGAGGTAGTGAAGGACTATGGGGGAAAGATGGCAGATTCAGGATCTGTAATGTTCAAGTTCAGACGTGTCCGGGTCGTAAACGTAAGGGTCACAGATGTTGACAAAGATCAGCTTCTTGTCATTGCATTAGATGCTGGTGCTGAGGATGTTATTGAACCTCCCGTGTATGAAGATGAAATTGAAGAAGATAGGTTGGAAAGGTAATATTCTACCTTTTCTCTGTAGAGATTATGTTTCCAATCTTATTTTTCATGcctaaaactctattttttctGACCTTGTTGTCAATATAAAACTCTGCTAGATGCGCTGACagtctttttcttcaattacttttttttaatgttctaaTGGTAGAGGGAAGGGTATTAGATTCTGACAAGAGTAGAGCATTAGAGTTGGCATGTGCAAAAAAGTTAGATTAGACAGAAATACCTCTTATGAGCATTATTAATCTAAAGGCTAAGGGATTTTCAAAAATAAGATGTTACATGGAAACTTGTTATACTTGTGCATGTATCACAACATCAACATTGATAATctttaattaaagaaaaggtAAGTGATTTATTCCATTGAGGTTTTACCTGGAGTATTAAAGATTAACAGGGTATAAATGAATCAATTTGTAATTGTtagtataaaataattatttgtgtgaatttttttttttttttttaaatggaagaTATAGAATTATTTGTGAATTAAGCCAACCTTCATAGGGATTTTTGGAAATGTTAGGGACCACGACCTATTTTTAGAAATGATACTATAGCACTGAGCCTACTAGTTTTACTTTCTATTTCCTTGATTTCCCTTATCATCTAACCTGCCTGATTAATAACCATTATTTAAGGTTACTATGGATGGAAATTTAATGTTAGAAAAGGATATTTTGTCACTGTTTGTAATGACACATGAGTCTTCATTAGGATATATTTGTTATATGGCCactgagctctagctcaaatgacatTTTCTCCCCTTGTTAGAGTAGGATCGGATGAGGTTGTAGGTTCAAGACCCACTGAGTGCATTTGTAAttaccaatgaaaaaaaaatgtatttgttaTATAAATTACAAACAGGTCTAAACTGTCCTTGAAAATAGGAAGTAAATCCTAATATTTCCCTAAACCTTGATGGAGGTTagtgtaattaaaattttggagcGGACCTTCTTGTAAAAAATACGCAACTTGATTTACCAATGTAATGAAATCTCTCATCATTTCTCTAAATCAACTAAAAGCTTAGTTTTTCAGTTTCCACAAGTATGTCTTCTATATCTCACATATGTTTCGTTACTTTCAATGGAAATGATAACTAGCTAGTGTTATTGGATGGGTTGGCACAACTGCGATCTTTCGATTGGCATGCTATGCTATCTAAGCAGCTGTAATATCTGAAGAATGAGACATTGGGAACCCTTCTGTTTTTTGAGAAGgggaattttaaaaaataatcatgttaGCTGGAGAAAGTATTGAATTTCTTGTGCTGTGAGCTGTACCCTGAGTTTGAAGCCCAGAATCTTTCTATGCTTGATGGAAGTGTGTATTTGGTGTTGGAAGGGGCATGTCTGCTTGCGGGGTGGTGATTCTAGTGAAATTAACTTCTGCATATTCTTTTTCTTAGTTGTTGGTATTAGGTTTTTTTGCAGTATTACCACCCTATATTCTCTTATTCAATTTTCAACTTTTGCATATTTGCTTGATTTTTGACTGTCGTGATAGTATTTACGTTGGTAATATAAGTAttgtattcaattttttattagtaagtttCACATGCACCTAGTGGGTTTTGAACCTACGACCTCACTCTCCACCTAAGATTTGTAAGGGGAGGATATTCTGATCACATTAGAGCTCACTGgcaatatatacattttttttcctcattatATACTATATTACTTTCTCTATGAAGTTCTAATACTTTGTTGCTTTTTCTTGAAGCCAATATAAAATTGTAAGTTCATCAGATAACTATACAGCAATATTGTCAAAACTACGTGAGGAAGGAATAAAGTTTGAGCCTGATAATGGTTCTGAGCTGCTTCCATTAACCGCTATAGAGGTATGTCTCTCTTGTACCCTATGGTTTTGTTGAAACTTTGCATGGTACAAAATCTTTGTCCTCAACAGCAAAGGAAAATAGTTAGCCATAATTTCTTAGTTTGGCCTTTTTCCAGAGAATAGGCTACCACTGAATATTTTGTTGTGCGTTTGGATGGgtgatttttttggttgaaatttttattcgcttatttgttgaaagttgGCAAAAGCGCAGTTGTAGCTATAAAAAGCTGTAAATAAGCAAAtataagggtgtgtttggatactacttattttactgaaattgaaaaattattgctgaaagtactgtaaataaaaataaaagttagttaaaatagtacagtgagattCATGAATAGTGCCAAAAGTGTAGTGGggtccatgaatagtagcaaaaataagctaaataatgaaataatttcaatttttaatcctaacccaaacgcacactaagtcAAAAACTAATCCAAAGATTCCAAACTCAATTGTCATTTGGATTCCCCCCTTGTCTTTCTTTCCAATATTTCATTCTTCATTTGCTATGTGCTAAGCCCCCTGGTTCAAACACCATCTTTAAAATGTGGTGAatcaatttctttgttttttggtttgtaaTGACTCCTTTAGTTATCTCCTATAGTTTTCCTATTTCACATGTTTAAAGTAATGACTACAATAAGTTGTTGGGTTTTAGGTAGATGATGAGGCTATGGACTTGAACAAGGAACTTATGAGCAAGTTACTTGAACTTGATGATGTTGATGCCGTTTATACAGACCAGCTGTGATTATATTTTACATCTCTAGTTGCCATCTCAACCATGGGGATTTTGTTGCTGTTGGACAATAGTTGGTACATCTGGTTCGTGTATAAAAGCACGGTGATTGGCTGGTCTTCTTACTTGATGGATAAAGATACCTTGCTCATATGAGCAGGTCCTTGTTTTGGGGCATTGCTGTGGATGACAGAGGATGTTTGGGGAGACAAGCTTGATGCTTTGCTGCTTATATTATGCTTTTACAAGGAGAGAGTTTCTGTGACAGCTtggttattagttattacttcTGGAAGAACAGTGTATACTAAAAATaccatttctattttggtgGGTAAAGTATTTATTTGTTTCTGAaggataaattataaaattcttttCCTCCAATAAAAGTACAAGGATTAATTCTTGATGTCCATTGGCCAAGTGGTTCAACGCTTTAGATAGGATCCTCTTAAGCAACAAATTGTGTTGTCCATGCCTTTGTGAAATTTAGAATTAACCTGTTTGCTCACCTTAGAATTCCCATCAACCACATTTGGTAATTTAATTAACCTGTTCATGATCTTCAAATGACAGAATGGGTCCACACTCCACATTAACAAGTATTGGTGTACATTTTAGGTGAGTTCATTGCATATATGAAGTAAACTATATGTATGTGTTCTAAGAAACCATTTGGCCTTTGCTAAGAATTTGGCTGGTAGCAAACAGTTTTagtaatttcacaattttaaaacGCTAAGATTTCATTCTACAAACAAAAtaagatttacataaacaaatatCATGAGGAATAGAAGCCCTGATCTTGCACACTTCTTAATACTATTGTAAGCACACCAACCGACCTAGTAACCACTATATAAACATAcagccttaaaaaaaaaaaaaaccactataagaatataatatctGTGTACATTGCATATCCATGGGCATGGAGATGCATTTGGATCAGTTTGAATGGGAGCATCATTTTTATTACGACTAAGGGTAAGGGTTGCATGATACTTGTAATTAATTAACCATTATCACTTCTTTGGAACCCAGCAACCGTGCAAGCCGTATGGAAGACCATATGGGAACTTTGCTCTGGCAATCTCTTTGAAGCTGGATCCATCCAATAATAATGCATATCCCTCCCCATTTTTCTGACTAATCATAGAGATTACAACACCTGCAATCACATTACAACGTTATTAATTaggatttaattttttcattgtCCTCAAATTTGATATTAGGATTATTGAAaaagattttctttaaaataagtGGTTGAAAATTTCGCAAACAAAACTTTAGAATTCACGTGACATTTACAAGTGCAAGAAGACAATGCCAAACTCATGCCCTTTTATTTTCTGGACATAAAAAGGTTACACATTttttgacttataaaaaaaagctaCACATTTTTTGAGTTCTGACACCAAATATACGAATAAATTCCCGGAATTGGGAACAAAAATGGAAAGGAATCAAGGACTTGATCTTGATTAAGACGTTGTTGAGTAGGACATAATAAACAACAAGAAACGATATAGACTTACCGTCGTCTTCCTCTGTTGCCCCTGGCCTAGGCACAAAGAATGGTTCAGAGGGCACAGCTCCCTCCTCATACCAATTCTTAGCCTTCTTTCCAAATAAATCAAGCTGCAACATAATTTCAAATCGTATTATTATTAACCCATATGGACCATATCTAAAATACACATAGCATAGCCTTACAAAATATTAACTTATAGTAGGTGTTTAATATGGAAGTGTAAATTAAGTTTACCTTGGTGATGGTGTTGGGGAAATTGCATGGGCGATGGGCTCCGCAAGCATAAGCATATCTGTATTTTTTGCCTAGATATTTTGGGTTGATGCTACACATGTCCATGCCTCTCCCATGTTCATTTGGATCCAACGCTGCCTCTAATTTCCCATGTGAACTCCCATCAAAGGGTATGATGAACCGTCCAACCCTGTCACATATATATTCACCAATATAGTCACATTCACTTTCAGGATTTATAAAAGCCAAGATGTTATTGGTCACGTCATGGAAgggtttaaaattttgaatatgcaTGTCATTTGATCATAATACTTCATCTATTGCACGGTCATGATTAATGCTCTGTCATGACAGATATCACCTAGCTTGATATCACCCTTTAAAGGCCTCGCATGATTGGCCAACAGTaaatcaaccaaataaaaattttgtgaagGTCAACAATTTTGTCTTGTAAAAGCCATGCATGCAAATTGACGTATACTAGATATGCTTAGGTACCACCTACACGTATCTTTGCTACATGAGGCACCGGCGGGCTTGGATAAGAGTACTGCTACTGCCTTTAGATTGTGAGggtgcttctttttttctttctaaaattttcaattattatttttcaaattgatgcTCCATGACCATGAGGAACTTTAACTAAAAGGCTAAGCAAGATAAAGGGTATAGAAAAGTGTATATTCTAGATGTCTAATACCATTGTTATAGGGATTttattgcatatatatatatatatatatatgtaaaatgaTATATACCTAGCATCTGGTAAGACATCTTCCCCATTGAATGATCGGAGATTTTGCAACCTGAGCTTCTCCAGAATCGCTGCGTCAGCATTGTGTTCACAACAATCTGCAATTATCGCAGTCACCCTCCCATCTTCATCCTCCTCTTCATACGCATTAATGAAGTGGAATGTTACATATAATGGCACTTCCACACTAGCAACCTTCAAAATTTAGTGAAATTtagaactttttttattttttccgatgagtaaagttaaaaaaaaaaagaaaaaagattacaACATGcccatatataataaataacatcataagaaaattgttatttcACCCTTTAGATATACACTCCAGACAATAATATTCACATTTTTAACAGAAAGTGTCCataatttttaagaatattgtttACATGATGTAAAAGAGTGTGGATACGATTAGATTTAAAACCATAAAACCccttatatatatgtatgattatttaatatttttatattatttcttaattctaTAGAAGAAATTTGAGTTCGAATCCGCAGGTgtactaagaaaaaagaaaagaaaaaaggaaatctACTATAATGGAAGACAGAAGGGAACTTACAATTTTGCCACTAGCTTTACACATGACATGCATAAACGCTTTAGAATCAGGGTGCCATTCAAACTTGTATAGTGGAGTGGGCTCGGCCTTGAGCAAATTTCGGGCACAATACCTTAGTGGCATCTCAGGCACAATAACATAGTGCTCAGTCACCGGGAAAGAGTGAACCCACCCTGCTGCCGGACCACCACGGCAATCCACCCGCCCGATCACCTTCCGCTCATTAGTCCCCGGCTCCATCCTCACCACCAAGTACCCCGGAATCACCAAATCAGGTAACAAAGTCAAGAATTCTGTGTCAGTCACAATAGGGTGTGCTGAGTGAATTAGACCACCTAATGTGTCACTGTACTCAAATTTCCCCAATGTGTCCAATGTGTCGGGGTCTATGACTATTGACCCTTTTTGTGTCTCCGTTAGACAAACCACACGACCATCACCGAGTTTGACAACCCCAGTGTTTGCATTATCGGTTAGTGATGCACCTGAGAATAAATTTGCAAGCTCACCAACATAGGAAAGGAAATTGTCAGGTTTAGGAACCTCAGAGAATTCACggtaacataattttttgttcttctttgcAGCCTTATAGGCCTCTGACTCAATTTGGCGATGGCCGGCGATTAATCGACCGTTTTCAAAGTAGAGCTTGACTAGAGTGGCGTAGCCATCAAATAGGTGGCGGAAGTTGTAGTCCCCTATGTGCCACAAGCCTGGACCATTTCTTAGGTACGTTCCACTCTGcatgaaattaattaaattgagGTTATTCATTAGTTTATCCAAATagctaaaagcctaaaacatAGGATGTCTACTATTATGGTATTTTTACTTGTTCCCACTTCTGGcctatttataatatttatataagtaaGACCCtcttatgaaaaataatttggaATGAGACTAATATAATATACGTCATCCTCTTGAGATCTCCATTAATGTATGAAAAGAAAGGGACAATGGGCACGATGCACAATACTATTTTGTCGATATTATATGGCATTATTAAATATAATGGATATGCTTGATATCTCCTCCTCTTTTTTATGCTTACTATATGATGAGGAAGGTACAATCCAATCATcgatttgatttttgtaatcTAATGTTATAACTTAATGCTCgttgttttgttttagtaaTCATCTGTCTGTTTTGGATTAGCTGTTTAAAAATGATGATTTTAAATCATACCTTTAGGACTAAATTTGCATTTGGGttaggattaaaaattaaaattatttcaccattcaatttatttttgctactatttatgggtcctatTGCACTTTTTAGCACTATTTATGGGcatcactgtactatttcaattaacttttacttttatttatagtactttcggcaataatttttcaattacaataaaataaatggtattCAAACACATTCTAAAAGTTTGGTAAAATCCgtgaaaagttttgtttttgttgattctTGTTTCGATGcatataaccaaaaaagaaaaaagaaaaaaagaagaggataaATTGCAgccttaactttttttttttttttgattcaaaATCATAGAGTTcatttggtaatattgttctaataacgttgtttaaatattgtaaaaattcgtatgagtgaaaaaatattatgaaaatacgtgttgttgtgttgtttaaTCAACAACTTTTACAAATCAAATCCGTTCGGCAACTACAAATCTATTACAAATCCGAATTGTGCATACTTGGCATTCAATTAGAGTGCCACTTGattgaaccaaaaaatatagtttttttttttttttttcattaatactTACTGTAATATTAAAGTTGTAGTTCTGCACATAGATCAGCATAAAAATAGTTATTGACACCAAAAGAATGAACATAAttagttgaaagttgaaacaccATGCATAGCCTATTGACATCATGTCATGGCAAGTTTCATGCTGTGTAGAATTGTCGTATATGGAAGGaaataggttttaaaaaaagaaaacacgcACCACTGATATTGGGTACGGTTGTGAAATCAAAATAGGCCATGACATGACAGAAATGTTCAGATCGTATCTTAGCTAGCAAGAAGAATTACCCATGAGGAGAATAATAGAATATGAGgtcttttctattttaatacACCACATGCAAATGTTATTATGATTATAAaagaaacttttcaaaaaaaaaaattatagtggACACATACCAACCACAGTGGTATTTCTCCTTCTACAGCCAGCTCTCCTTCCCATCTTTCCTGTCTCACACTTGTCCATGCAACATGATTCCAGTTGCCATGATCACTTTGTTTTTCCCTTGATGATGGAGGAGCAACGTCTATTTCCGGCAACCGATGAGTTAAAACACTCATGACCCTCAAGTCTCGAACATTGCGCTTCCTAGTAAAGTTGCTACTCCTAAAGGAAAACCCATCTAATACACAACCTGACTTATCTGAAACCTCCACTGTGGCTGGACAAATGGAGTTTCCGATTGCCAGATATCTCATGGAAGCCAtgagttaaaacttaaaagagtgGTGGAAGATTTTTAAAGGGTTTTTGTTCTGTGGTTGATATCTAGGACAAGTTAAAGGAGAGTGAAGTTAGTGGTGTATTTATAGGATGGCTTGAAGCCAAAAGTTTATGGAGTTAGTAACTATGCTCGATCACGTTGGAATCTTGATTGGTAGAATGCCTTTCTACTAGCGGACGCAGGCTCTATACGTCATTATTGTTTCATAAAATATTAAGTCAAAGGCAAAATATTAAGGAAGAAATGGAAGGAACTCAACTATTGGAATAATAGAATTACATGCGTGCATCAAACTCACACGCTCGGTGAAATCGACCCTGCGATTGGTTTTCAtgaattgggttgggttggaattttattttgggtcttggtttggattgggttcacgttgatatatatatatatatatatatatatattaattactttaatttatttttagtattttaagtATGGCTATCCATTGGAACTTGACCCACTTGACACAGCCATCCAGGCCAACCTGAAAACCAGCCTACTTGACGCTGGTGATGGGTCTTTGCCTCTAACAATTGAGATCGGTGTGTCGATTGGTGCAGGGACGGAGCCAAAGTTTTGAGTTAAGGGGGGGCGGTTTTATTGTTAGCTGTGTGCAGCGGTTTCAACTTTTGACTCTGCTATTATTTAGCtactgagattttttttttttttttttttttttttgtcggtaagaacaaaattatttttgtttagaaatttttaaatgacagggttgtttattttaaataaaattggttaattgaacttaattatttttaagttttactattggtgatttttgttgttgagttatttttttggggcttgtatattttgttttagattttagatttataaatttttttatagtcactaaaatgaggaaaatactagtgctacaatttttttttt
The sequence above is drawn from the Quercus lobata isolate SW786 chromosome 12, ValleyOak3.0 Primary Assembly, whole genome shotgun sequence genome and encodes:
- the LOC115970744 gene encoding carotenoid cleavage dioxygenase 8 homolog B, chloroplastic encodes the protein MASMRYLAIGNSICPATVEVSDKSGCVLDGFSFRSSNFTRKRNVRDLRVMSVLTHRLPEIDVAPPSSREKQSDHGNWNHVAWTSVRQERWEGELAVEGEIPLWLSGTYLRNGPGLWHIGDYNFRHLFDGYATLVKLYFENGRLIAGHRQIESEAYKAAKKNKKLCYREFSEVPKPDNFLSYVGELANLFSGASLTDNANTGVVKLGDGRVVCLTETQKGSIVIDPDTLDTLGKFEYSDTLGGLIHSAHPIVTDTEFLTLLPDLVIPGYLVVRMEPGTNERKVIGRVDCRGGPAAGWVHSFPVTEHYVIVPEMPLRYCARNLLKAEPTPLYKFEWHPDSKAFMHVMCKASGKIVASVEVPLYVTFHFINAYEEEDEDGRVTAIIADCCEHNADAAILEKLRLQNLRSFNGEDVLPDARVGRFIIPFDGSSHGKLEAALDPNEHGRGMDMCSINPKYLGKKYRYAYACGAHRPCNFPNTITKLDLFGKKAKNWYEEGAVPSEPFFVPRPGATEEDDGVVISMISQKNGEGYALLLDGSSFKEIARAKFPYGLPYGLHGCWVPKK
- the LOC115972472 gene encoding probable transcriptional regulatory protein At2g25830, producing MGSLSSSSMRAFGSILHRFSNGFSSKCPITISFAVKRNCLLSRKLSSLSAISTYTSLSLYENKCIDNNNVLQLRKLWTFSPLCMGRRSSKIAGRKGAQDAKKAKLYSRIGKEVVSAVKKGGPSPISNMTLAAVLEKAKELDVPKEILDRNIKRASEKGQEAYIEKIYEVYGYGGASMVVEVSTDKINRSVAKIREVVKDYGGKMADSGSVMFKFRRVRVVNVRVTDVDKDQLLVIALDAGAEDVIEPPVYEDEIEEDRLESQYKIVSSSDNYTAILSKLREEGIKFEPDNGSELLPLTAIEVDDEAMDLNKELMSKLLELDDVDAVYTDQL